A single Streptomyces sp. 2114.4 DNA region contains:
- a CDS encoding DUF4333 domain-containing protein gives MTADPPRRGLVTALITALTLAGVCTLTVVHLRARDATSEVDDGTHTVPRTEIARTLSGQLTLPFRNGPDAVHCSGDLRPVPYDEVRCTAHFPLGLDRHLSVEVTQVRHNKVTYRRHAVPR, from the coding sequence GTGACCGCGGATCCACCACGGCGCGGCCTCGTCACCGCCCTCATCACGGCCCTCACCCTCGCGGGCGTGTGCACGCTCACCGTCGTCCACCTCCGCGCCCGCGACGCCACCAGCGAGGTCGACGACGGTACCCACACGGTGCCGCGCACCGAGATCGCCAGAACGCTCAGCGGCCAGCTCACCCTGCCCTTCCGCAACGGGCCCGACGCGGTGCACTGCTCCGGCGATCTCCGGCCCGTGCCGTACGACGAGGTGCGCTGTACGGCCCACTTCCCCCTCGGCCTGGACCGGCACCTCAGCGTCGAGGTCACCCAGGTCCGCCACAACAAGGTCACCTACCGGCGCCACGCCGTGCCGCGGTGA
- a CDS encoding MerR family transcriptional regulator: MNAATWKVGALAEASGLTVRTLHHWDTIGLLCPSQRTAGGHREYTEDDAVRLYQVLALRNLGLGLESIGVCLDSGVDPARVVPSRRRTGRRTDADGHRPVRRAAGDRCRRRGSRPGAPPPSGARPAADPGDAGHRARLPGALPPGGGVARAVPAGGAPAHRRGRARRSAGAAAGGADGRAEHAVHRRRHGGVRRRPDGVA, encoded by the coding sequence ATGAACGCCGCCACCTGGAAGGTCGGGGCCCTCGCCGAGGCGAGCGGACTGACCGTACGCACCTTGCACCACTGGGACACCATCGGCCTGCTGTGCCCCTCGCAACGCACGGCGGGCGGGCACCGGGAGTACACGGAGGACGATGCCGTACGGCTCTATCAGGTGCTGGCGCTGCGGAACCTGGGGCTCGGGCTGGAGTCCATCGGCGTCTGCCTGGACAGCGGGGTCGATCCGGCCCGGGTGGTGCCGTCTCGACGGCGAACTGGCCGCCGCACGGACGCCGACGGTCACCGCCCTGTTCGACGCGCTGCGGGCGACCGGTGCCGGCGCCGCGGGAGCCGGCCGGGCGCTCCGCCACCGTCTGGAGCCCGACCAGCTGCGGACCCTGGAGACGCGGGCCACCGCGCTCGGCTCCCTGGCGCACTACCTCCTGGAGGTGGAGTGGCCCGAGCTGTACCGGCGGGCGGAGCGCCTGCGCACCGAAGGGGTCGCGCCCGGCGATCCGCGGGTGCGGCGGCTGGTGGCGCGGATGGACGAGCTGAGCACGCTGTTCACCGGCGGCGACACGGCGGTGTCCGACGCCGTCCGGACGGCGTGGCGTGA